A genome region from Sceloporus undulatus isolate JIND9_A2432 ecotype Alabama chromosome 1, SceUnd_v1.1, whole genome shotgun sequence includes the following:
- the TMEM86A gene encoding lysoplasmalogenase-like protein TMEM86A, which yields MVSPVTVVKSEGPKLVPFFKATCVYFVLWLPTSSPSWFSALIKCLPIFCLWVFLLAHGINFLVAHQSACRIFAGLIFSAIGDAFLIWQEQGYFVHGLLMFAITHILYSSAFGIKPLDLKAGLVMALMSSFCYTFLYSYLSGPFTYLVAVYVALIGFMGWRAIAGVQLCNDLWTWTKLSACIGSVLFMVSDLTIAVNKFCFPVPYSRVIIMATYYAAQMLIALSAVESRDEEVFKKQK from the exons GTGAAGAGCGAAGGTCCTAAACTGGTGCCCTTCTTCAAAGCCACTTGTGTCTACTTTGTCCTCTGGCTACCAACCTCCAGCCCTTCGTGGTTCAGTGCCCTTATCAAGTGTTTGCCTATCTTCTGCTTATGGGTTTTCTTGCTAGCTCATGGAATCAACTTCCTGGTGGCTCACCAGAGCGCATGCAGAATCTTTGCTGGCTTGATATTCTCAGCGATAGGAGACGCTTTCCTCATCTGGCAAGAGCAAGGCTACTTTGTTCACG GTTTACTGATGTTTGCCATCACACACATCCTGTATTCCTCAGCATTTGGGATAAAGCCGTTAGACCTGAAAGCTGGCCTGGTGATGGCGCTCATGTCCAGTTTCTGCTACACTTTCCTGTATAGCTACCTCTCAGGCCCATTCACCTATCTAGTGGCTGTCTATGTTGCCTTGATTGGCTTCATGGGCTGGCGGGCCATAGCCGGTGTGCAGCTGTGCAACGATCTGTGGACTTGGACCAAGCTCTCCGCTTGCATTGGCTCAGTGCTCTTCATGGTGTCAGATCTGACCATTGCTGTCAATAAGTTCTGCTTTCCAGTGCCCTACTCACGGGTCATCATCATGGCCACTTACTATGCAGCTCAAATGCTCATTGCACTTTCTGCTGTGGAGAGCCGGGATGAGGAGGTGTTCAAGAAGCAGAAGTAG